A DNA window from Drosophila pseudoobscura strain MV-25-SWS-2005 chromosome 2, UCI_Dpse_MV25, whole genome shotgun sequence contains the following coding sequences:
- the stops gene encoding uncharacterized protein stops isoform X2, which translates to MDYIFECFFEDTFDQITRNGLQDRQSRRDVLDHLSSIIKGCSEGQNTQTDEVAGIAVVAAMRYHRLAKEDNGGKVCLMGKYHNILYIALRTCWDWGVRDSEVVVQLLVAIYECEKTFERIFLGALFGPHAPHFIAGWRSDFQDQHENVRAVVYFLKHATREKLMLPVWIPRFEEERQLRYGASPHPPDGGTSVILALLDKLIENGRNYSYELVLCLKILLRNVAMIEMPFKPLLYGSRREMFFERYGRLLIDKIIGKEQVYGVPTLRHLCRCCIRDVLREQNQLPNGIDTLRLPMRLQRYIDLTEELEGVGGQPEPPEQPKPKPGTRLASGMQRMDTISSITESEDESENRVQLLEAVTDAEKAAAAAFVAASDGAITSEAKQAAVAAYVAASRPEADPDFPPKPQQDDDDDGGPAPELS; encoded by the exons ATGGACTACATCTTCGAGTGCTTCTTCGAGGACACATTCGATCAGATCACCCGCAACGGCCTGCAGGATCGACAGTCGCGTCGGGACGTGCTCGACCATCTCAGTTCTATAATCAAGGGCTGCAGCGAGGGCCAGAACACGCAGACAGATGAGGTGGCCGGCATAGCCGTGGTGGCGGCCATGCGATATCACCGACTGGCCAAGGAGGATAATGGCGGAAAG GTATGCCTCATGGGCAAGTATCACAACATCCTGTACATCGCCCTGCGCACCTGCTGGGACTGGGGTGTGCGCGACTCCGAGGTGGTCGTCCAACTCTTGG TGGCCATTTATGAGTGCGAGAAGACTTTCGAGCGGATATTCCTGGGCGCCTTGTTTGGGCCACATGCTCCGCACTTTATCGCCGGTTGGCGCAGCGATTTTCAGGATCAG CATGAAAACGTCCGAGCCGTGGTTTACTTTCTGAAGCATGCCACACGCGAGAAGCTCATGTTGCCCGTCTGGATACCGCGCTTCGAGGAGGAGAGACAGCTTAG ATACGGCGCCTCACCGCATCCCCCGGACGGAGGCACCTCGGTAATCCTGGCACTGCTCGACAAACTAATTGAGAATGGCCGCAATTACAGCTACGAACTGGTGCTGTGCCTCAAGATACTGTTGCGAAACGTGGCCATGATTGAGATGCCCTTCAAG CCCCTGTTGTATGGCTCACGCAGGGAGATGTTCTTCGAGCGCTACGGCAGACTGTTAATCGACAAAATCATTGGCAAGGAGCAGGTGTATGGTGTGCCCACACTGCGTCACCTATGTCG ctgctgcattCGCGATGTCCTCCGGGAGCAGAATCAACTGCCCAACGGCATCGACACTTTGAGGCTGCCGATGCGACTGCAGCGCTATATTGACCTAACGGAAGAGCTGGAGGGAGTCGGGGGacagccagagccaccagAGCAGCCAAAGCCCAAGCCGGGCACTCGACTGGCAAGTGGCATGCAGCGGATGGACACCATCAGCAGCATTACCGAGAGCGAGGACGAGAGCGAGAACCGTGTCCAGCTGCTGGAGGCAGTCACGGATGCGGAAAAGGCCGCGGCAGCCGCCTTTGTGGCCGCCAGCGATGGGGCAATCACTTCCGAGGCCAAGCAGGCGGCTGTGGCCGCCTATGTGGCAGCCAGCAGACCCGAAGCCGATCCCGATTTCCCACCTAAGCCCCAGcaggacgatgatgacgacggGGGCCCTGCCCCAGAGCTTAGCTAG
- the stops gene encoding uncharacterized protein stops isoform X1: MLINYLLDAFQRLASQLKRQFVRIRCWLPLPQRFYGFRRSFLVDPARTRARERASYQCNPRATRRQLVMDYIFECFFEDTFDQITRNGLQDRQSRRDVLDHLSSIIKGCSEGQNTQTDEVAGIAVVAAMRYHRLAKEDNGGKVCLMGKYHNILYIALRTCWDWGVRDSEVVVQLLVAIYECEKTFERIFLGALFGPHAPHFIAGWRSDFQDQHENVRAVVYFLKHATREKLMLPVWIPRFEEERQLRFIDVPIESCGRSSPLRIALQANAPELLLILLRYGASPHPPDGGTSVILALLDKLIENGRNYSYELVLCLKILLRNVAMIEMPFKPLLYGSRREMFFERYGRLLIDKIIGKEQVYGVPTLRHLCRCCIRDVLREQNQLPNGIDTLRLPMRLQRYIDLTEELEGVGGQPEPPEQPKPKPGTRLASGMQRMDTISSITESEDESENRVQLLEAVTDAEKAAAAAFVAASDGAITSEAKQAAVAAYVAASRPEADPDFPPKPQQDDDDDGGPAPELS; the protein is encoded by the exons TTGCTCGATGCATTTCAGCGGCTTGCAAGTCAATTAAAACGACAATTTGTGCGGATTCGCTGCTGGTTGCCATTGCCGCAACGCTTCTACGGCTTCCGGCGGTCATTTCTAGTAGACCCggcacggacacgggcacGGGAACGGGCCAGCTACCAGTGCAATCCGAGGGCGACGCGTCGCCAACTGGTCATGGACTACATCTTCGAGTGCTTCTTCGAGGACACATTCGATCAGATCACCCGCAACGGCCTGCAGGATCGACAGTCGCGTCGGGACGTGCTCGACCATCTCAGTTCTATAATCAAGGGCTGCAGCGAGGGCCAGAACACGCAGACAGATGAGGTGGCCGGCATAGCCGTGGTGGCGGCCATGCGATATCACCGACTGGCCAAGGAGGATAATGGCGGAAAG GTATGCCTCATGGGCAAGTATCACAACATCCTGTACATCGCCCTGCGCACCTGCTGGGACTGGGGTGTGCGCGACTCCGAGGTGGTCGTCCAACTCTTGG TGGCCATTTATGAGTGCGAGAAGACTTTCGAGCGGATATTCCTGGGCGCCTTGTTTGGGCCACATGCTCCGCACTTTATCGCCGGTTGGCGCAGCGATTTTCAGGATCAG CATGAAAACGTCCGAGCCGTGGTTTACTTTCTGAAGCATGCCACACGCGAGAAGCTCATGTTGCCCGTCTGGATACCGCGCTTCGAGGAGGAGAGACAGCTTAG ATTCATTGATGTGCCCATTGAGTCCTGTGGCAGGTCCTCGCCGCTGCGCATCGCCCTGCAGGCAAATGCTCCCGAGCTGCTGCTCATTCTCCTGAG ATACGGCGCCTCACCGCATCCCCCGGACGGAGGCACCTCGGTAATCCTGGCACTGCTCGACAAACTAATTGAGAATGGCCGCAATTACAGCTACGAACTGGTGCTGTGCCTCAAGATACTGTTGCGAAACGTGGCCATGATTGAGATGCCCTTCAAG CCCCTGTTGTATGGCTCACGCAGGGAGATGTTCTTCGAGCGCTACGGCAGACTGTTAATCGACAAAATCATTGGCAAGGAGCAGGTGTATGGTGTGCCCACACTGCGTCACCTATGTCG ctgctgcattCGCGATGTCCTCCGGGAGCAGAATCAACTGCCCAACGGCATCGACACTTTGAGGCTGCCGATGCGACTGCAGCGCTATATTGACCTAACGGAAGAGCTGGAGGGAGTCGGGGGacagccagagccaccagAGCAGCCAAAGCCCAAGCCGGGCACTCGACTGGCAAGTGGCATGCAGCGGATGGACACCATCAGCAGCATTACCGAGAGCGAGGACGAGAGCGAGAACCGTGTCCAGCTGCTGGAGGCAGTCACGGATGCGGAAAAGGCCGCGGCAGCCGCCTTTGTGGCCGCCAGCGATGGGGCAATCACTTCCGAGGCCAAGCAGGCGGCTGTGGCCGCCTATGTGGCAGCCAGCAGACCCGAAGCCGATCCCGATTTCCCACCTAAGCCCCAGcaggacgatgatgacgacggGGGCCCTGCCCCAGAGCTTAGCTAG
- the stops gene encoding uncharacterized protein stops isoform X3, producing the protein MDYIFECFFEDTFDQITRNGLQDRQSRRDVLDHLSSIIKGCSEGQNTQTDEVAGIAVVAAMRYHRLAKEDNGGKVCLMGKYHNILYIALRTCWDWGVRDSEVVVQLLVAIYECEKTFERIFLGALFGPHAPHFIAGWRSDFQDQHENVRAVVYFLKHATREKLMLPVWIPRFEEERQLRFIDVPIESCGRSSPLRIALQANAPELLLILLRYGASPHPPDGGTSVILALLDKLIENGRNYSYELVLCLKILLRNVAMIEMPFKPLLYGSRREMFFERYGRLLIDKIIGKEQVYGVPTLRHLCRCCIRDVLREQNQLPNGIDTLRLPMRLQRYIDLTEELEGVGGQPEPPEQPKPKPGTRLASGMQRMDTISSITESEDESENRVQLLEAVTDAEKAAAAAFVAASDGAITSEAKQAAVAAYVAASRPEADPDFPPKPQQDDDDDGGPAPELS; encoded by the exons ATGGACTACATCTTCGAGTGCTTCTTCGAGGACACATTCGATCAGATCACCCGCAACGGCCTGCAGGATCGACAGTCGCGTCGGGACGTGCTCGACCATCTCAGTTCTATAATCAAGGGCTGCAGCGAGGGCCAGAACACGCAGACAGATGAGGTGGCCGGCATAGCCGTGGTGGCGGCCATGCGATATCACCGACTGGCCAAGGAGGATAATGGCGGAAAG GTATGCCTCATGGGCAAGTATCACAACATCCTGTACATCGCCCTGCGCACCTGCTGGGACTGGGGTGTGCGCGACTCCGAGGTGGTCGTCCAACTCTTGG TGGCCATTTATGAGTGCGAGAAGACTTTCGAGCGGATATTCCTGGGCGCCTTGTTTGGGCCACATGCTCCGCACTTTATCGCCGGTTGGCGCAGCGATTTTCAGGATCAG CATGAAAACGTCCGAGCCGTGGTTTACTTTCTGAAGCATGCCACACGCGAGAAGCTCATGTTGCCCGTCTGGATACCGCGCTTCGAGGAGGAGAGACAGCTTAG ATTCATTGATGTGCCCATTGAGTCCTGTGGCAGGTCCTCGCCGCTGCGCATCGCCCTGCAGGCAAATGCTCCCGAGCTGCTGCTCATTCTCCTGAG ATACGGCGCCTCACCGCATCCCCCGGACGGAGGCACCTCGGTAATCCTGGCACTGCTCGACAAACTAATTGAGAATGGCCGCAATTACAGCTACGAACTGGTGCTGTGCCTCAAGATACTGTTGCGAAACGTGGCCATGATTGAGATGCCCTTCAAG CCCCTGTTGTATGGCTCACGCAGGGAGATGTTCTTCGAGCGCTACGGCAGACTGTTAATCGACAAAATCATTGGCAAGGAGCAGGTGTATGGTGTGCCCACACTGCGTCACCTATGTCG ctgctgcattCGCGATGTCCTCCGGGAGCAGAATCAACTGCCCAACGGCATCGACACTTTGAGGCTGCCGATGCGACTGCAGCGCTATATTGACCTAACGGAAGAGCTGGAGGGAGTCGGGGGacagccagagccaccagAGCAGCCAAAGCCCAAGCCGGGCACTCGACTGGCAAGTGGCATGCAGCGGATGGACACCATCAGCAGCATTACCGAGAGCGAGGACGAGAGCGAGAACCGTGTCCAGCTGCTGGAGGCAGTCACGGATGCGGAAAAGGCCGCGGCAGCCGCCTTTGTGGCCGCCAGCGATGGGGCAATCACTTCCGAGGCCAAGCAGGCGGCTGTGGCCGCCTATGTGGCAGCCAGCAGACCCGAAGCCGATCCCGATTTCCCACCTAAGCCCCAGcaggacgatgatgacgacggGGGCCCTGCCCCAGAGCTTAGCTAG